The Serratia rhizosphaerae genome has a segment encoding these proteins:
- a CDS encoding cyclophilin-like fold protein, which yields MRTAIRTLFLLMLVFVANVNAGEKTVKIQFNYHGKTVIGSLEDNPASREFLAMLPLTVKMEDYGAVEKVAWLPDKLNKANTLPAITPATGDIAYYIPWGNLAIFRQDFRHSPGLIKLGRIDEGLAALQQSGSAEVRITRVENQ from the coding sequence ATGAGGACGGCTATACGTACCCTTTTTCTCCTGATGCTGGTTTTTGTAGCAAATGTGAACGCCGGGGAGAAGACGGTGAAGATTCAATTTAATTATCACGGCAAGACGGTAATTGGCTCGCTTGAGGATAACCCGGCGTCGCGGGAGTTTCTGGCGATGCTGCCGCTCACGGTCAAAATGGAAGACTATGGCGCAGTTGAAAAAGTCGCATGGCTACCGGACAAACTCAATAAGGCAAATACGCTGCCGGCAATCACACCGGCTACCGGTGATATTGCGTACTACATCCCCTGGGGAAATTTAGCGATATTTCGCCAGGACTTCCGTCATTCACCAGGTTTGATCAAACTCGGGCGTATCGACGAAGGGCTGGCAGCATTACAGCAATCAGGCTCGGCAGAAGTCCGCATAACGCGGGTTGAAAACCAGTAA
- a CDS encoding gluconate 2-dehydrogenase subunit 3 family protein, producing MKRRSFIKAGLILAGTGTAASIFTPAGAAERKNVLNGGKIWRAKETPLPTPADPTQRLFFNEREYALVTAIFDRLIPADELSVSASQAGCVVFIDNQLAGDYGKAKWKYNQGPFENGTESQGNQSPYSPAEIYRKGLQELDTHCTRLFNKSFTELSHDMQDAYLEKMESGEFTYPTFNSEVLFGQFLANVQEGFLADPIYGGNRNMVGWRMIGFPGARYDYRDYAPLKGQKLNIEPISIIQLLKA from the coding sequence ATGAAGCGTAGAAGTTTTATTAAGGCAGGGTTAATTCTGGCTGGAACAGGAACGGCCGCCTCCATATTTACCCCCGCAGGTGCCGCGGAAAGAAAAAATGTTCTGAATGGCGGTAAAATTTGGCGTGCGAAAGAGACCCCATTGCCGACCCCCGCAGATCCTACGCAGCGTTTATTTTTTAATGAGCGTGAGTATGCATTGGTTACCGCTATCTTTGACCGACTAATCCCCGCGGATGAGTTAAGCGTAAGCGCATCTCAGGCAGGGTGTGTTGTCTTTATCGACAATCAGCTTGCGGGAGATTATGGCAAAGCCAAATGGAAATATAATCAGGGACCATTTGAAAACGGTACCGAGTCTCAGGGCAACCAAAGCCCTTATTCTCCGGCGGAAATCTACCGTAAAGGTCTTCAGGAACTGGATACACACTGTACGCGTTTATTTAATAAATCTTTCACCGAACTCTCTCATGATATGCAGGATGCTTATTTAGAGAAGATGGAGTCCGGTGAGTTTACGTACCCGACATTCAATTCGGAAGTATTATTCGGACAGTTCCTGGCCAATGTTCAGGAAGGGTTCCTAGCCGATCCTATTTATGGCGGCAATCGCAATATGGTCGGGTGGAGAATGATTGGGTTCCCGGGGGCACGTTACGACTATCGTGATTATGCGCCTTTAAAAGGACAGAAGTTAAATATCGAACCTATCAGCATCATTCAACTCCTGAAAGCGTAA
- a CDS encoding LacI family DNA-binding transcriptional regulator has product MKEKKGNPDRKFQQSTADDVAKLAGVSKWTVLRAFKDNASISAESREAVLAAASQLGFRPNLLARSLKQRRTKIIGVVADEFSNPHTLRMLKEVTQRLNERGYMTLLLNIESPENYQSVLQMAGQLHVDGLIYLATIVSDELLVVAESLHHIRAIHVFRNTDSAEVEVVNIDGFKAGQTLGQVLLKEGYQRFGYMKGPDTSSNHLLRLEGYEASLALEGKKVDVVLVAGRYDRDFAYRCMMNYLKESTEHDRLDALFCENDVLAFGAIQAIRDFDADLQIGVVGFDDIDEAHSSTWELTSWNQRADLQVTEAINRLIDQQSDPDGEWQFGELRLRRSHIKKQK; this is encoded by the coding sequence ATGAAAGAAAAAAAAGGCAACCCAGACAGAAAGTTTCAGCAATCGACAGCAGATGACGTTGCAAAGTTGGCAGGCGTTTCAAAATGGACAGTGTTGCGCGCTTTTAAAGATAACGCATCGATTTCAGCTGAATCGCGAGAGGCCGTTCTTGCCGCTGCCTCGCAGCTAGGGTTCCGGCCCAATTTACTGGCACGTAGTTTGAAACAGCGACGCACAAAAATCATTGGGGTAGTGGCTGATGAGTTCAGCAATCCTCATACGCTGCGGATGCTCAAAGAGGTCACGCAGCGCCTGAACGAGCGTGGTTATATGACCCTGCTCTTAAACATAGAGTCGCCAGAAAATTATCAATCTGTATTGCAAATGGCAGGGCAGCTTCATGTTGATGGTCTGATCTATCTTGCCACCATCGTGAGTGATGAATTGCTGGTGGTCGCTGAATCGTTGCACCATATTCGCGCAATTCACGTCTTTAGAAATACGGACAGTGCGGAAGTCGAAGTTGTCAACATTGATGGTTTTAAAGCGGGTCAGACATTAGGACAGGTCTTGCTCAAAGAAGGCTATCAACGCTTTGGTTATATGAAGGGGCCCGATACGTCATCCAATCATTTGCTGAGACTGGAAGGCTACGAGGCATCACTAGCGTTAGAAGGTAAAAAAGTAGACGTTGTTTTAGTTGCTGGACGTTACGATAGAGACTTCGCCTATCGCTGCATGATGAACTATCTCAAAGAGTCAACGGAACATGATCGCCTTGATGCATTGTTTTGCGAGAACGATGTGCTTGCATTTGGCGCGATACAGGCAATAAGAGACTTTGATGCAGATCTTCAGATTGGCGTTGTAGGGTTTGATGATATCGATGAAGCCCATTCCAGCACGTGGGAGCTGACCAGCTGGAATCAGCGGGCAGACCTTCAGGTTACCGAAGCAATTAATCGCCTGATCGATCAGCAGTCAGATCCCGATGGTGAATGGCAATTTGGCGAGCTGCGTTTACGGCGTTCGCATATTAAAAAGCAGAAATAA
- a CDS encoding carboxymuconolactone decarboxylase family protein, whose amino-acid sequence MKKVIAAAAISLVLADFAHADEKRGETMLKITPSSLSVTDIHAVSPALARFGNEVMADDLWQRTELSPRDRSIVTVAMLIARNQPAELRHYVGVALDSGVTAAEVSEIITHLAFYSGWPNAMSAIAVTKEIFQARGVNATALPEASPALLPLNQEVEQQRSATVEKNVGPVSPGLVKFTADPLFLDLWQRPALKPRDRSLVTVSALIASGQSAQIGYHLNRAMDNGLTAEEAGEIVTQAAFYAGWPNAFSAAPVVGDVLRARVSN is encoded by the coding sequence ATGAAAAAAGTGATAGCGGCTGCAGCGATATCGCTGGTTCTCGCAGATTTTGCGCATGCCGATGAAAAAAGAGGTGAAACCATGTTGAAGATTACCCCATCAAGCCTTTCCGTCACCGATATACACGCCGTTTCCCCGGCCTTGGCCCGCTTCGGCAATGAAGTTATGGCTGATGACCTCTGGCAGCGTACCGAGCTTTCGCCACGCGATCGCAGCATCGTCACCGTCGCCATGCTGATTGCCAGAAACCAGCCCGCCGAGCTCAGGCATTATGTCGGGGTCGCGCTCGACAGCGGCGTGACGGCGGCGGAAGTCTCGGAAATTATCACCCATCTTGCTTTCTATTCCGGCTGGCCGAATGCGATGTCGGCGATCGCGGTGACAAAAGAGATCTTCCAGGCGCGCGGGGTCAACGCGACGGCGCTGCCCGAAGCCTCTCCTGCGCTTTTGCCGCTCAATCAGGAGGTAGAACAGCAGCGTTCGGCAACCGTGGAAAAAAATGTCGGCCCCGTCTCCCCCGGGCTGGTCAAATTTACCGCCGATCCGCTCTTTCTGGACCTGTGGCAGCGGCCCGCACTCAAACCCCGGGACCGAAGTCTGGTGACGGTCAGTGCATTAATCGCATCGGGCCAGAGCGCGCAAATTGGTTACCACCTTAACCGGGCAATGGATAATGGCCTGACGGCTGAAGAAGCCGGTGAAATCGTCACTCAGGCCGCCTTCTATGCCGGATGGCCGAATGCGTTTTCTGCCGCGCCGGTTGTGGGTGACGTGCTGCGCGCCCGCGTATCGAACTAA
- a CDS encoding alpha/beta fold hydrolase: MEASNTHDMQGLSARKIVEAYLAAFAAGKVEDIVSLLDDNVVWHIDGVPEVSTVGLLQGVEQVRRWLQSFPQHFRPLDFSISEMIAHHDSVLVLGRFRHIVLSTGNAVGSDMIIHFKVSASKITRYQMFEDSALLGRAFDADDEWQLQQVRINGTLYRYRDIGEGPTLLFAHGLFANHEIFSAQFEALSKSHRCIVLDMPGHGQSEYNPAGWTLDDLSRDLALMIQELSLGKVTVIGQSQGGMAAIRLAAHYPQRVSGLVLIGTSARAEYPERLQNWREQRAILLTGSDAEREDLFKRLQGYINSERWLQNNQAEAVRERRIMQSHSRAGLALALDAAVFERGDITALLPGITAPTLVICGEQDMATPVGLSQEMAGLIPEARLLILAGTGHHPPTEAARAVTAAMAEFLAAIARSRG; this comes from the coding sequence ATGGAAGCAAGCAACACTCATGATATGCAGGGACTGAGCGCAAGAAAGATCGTCGAGGCTTATCTGGCGGCATTTGCCGCAGGAAAGGTGGAGGACATTGTCAGCCTGCTTGATGACAATGTCGTGTGGCATATTGACGGCGTGCCGGAAGTATCCACCGTCGGATTGTTACAGGGCGTGGAACAGGTCAGACGCTGGCTGCAATCTTTCCCGCAGCACTTCAGGCCGCTGGATTTCTCCATCAGTGAAATGATTGCCCATCATGACAGCGTTCTGGTACTGGGCCGCTTTCGTCATATCGTGCTGAGTACGGGCAATGCGGTAGGCAGCGATATGATCATTCATTTTAAGGTATCAGCGTCGAAAATAACCCGTTATCAAATGTTTGAGGATTCCGCGTTGCTTGGCAGGGCCTTTGACGCCGACGATGAATGGCAACTTCAGCAGGTGAGAATTAATGGCACGCTGTATCGTTACCGCGATATCGGGGAAGGGCCGACGCTGCTTTTTGCCCACGGGCTGTTCGCCAATCATGAAATTTTCTCTGCGCAGTTTGAGGCCTTGAGTAAGTCGCACCGCTGTATTGTTTTGGACATGCCGGGACACGGTCAGAGCGAGTACAATCCCGCCGGCTGGACACTTGATGACCTGAGCAGGGATTTGGCGTTAATGATCCAGGAACTGTCACTGGGCAAAGTGACCGTTATTGGACAGAGTCAGGGGGGAATGGCCGCCATCAGACTCGCCGCACACTATCCGCAGCGGGTGTCCGGTTTGGTGCTGATTGGCACCAGCGCCAGAGCGGAATACCCTGAACGTCTGCAAAACTGGCGCGAACAGCGTGCAATTCTGCTCACCGGTTCAGACGCTGAGCGTGAAGATTTATTTAAACGCCTTCAGGGTTATATCAACAGCGAACGCTGGCTGCAGAATAATCAGGCAGAGGCCGTCCGAGAGCGCCGTATTATGCAGTCTCACAGCCGCGCAGGATTAGCGCTTGCATTGGACGCCGCGGTTTTTGAGCGCGGTGATATCACAGCACTACTGCCAGGCATCACGGCGCCGACGCTGGTCATCTGTGGCGAACAGGACATGGCCACCCCTGTTGGGCTGAGCCAGGAGATGGCAGGACTGATCCCTGAAGCCCGTCTGCTCATCCTGGCCGGCACGGGTCATCATCCGCCGACTGAAGCGGCACGGGCGGTGACGGCGGCGATGGCAGAATTCCTGGCAGCAATTGCCCGATCGCGCGGCTGA
- a CDS encoding c-type cytochrome codes for MGKKMRRVAYGIVSVAVLGAVGYTAWVQYGLHKSYPQTVQISSGSALQEQIKRGEYVSRLSDCTACHTAEGGKPFAGGYRLNTPFGAILSSNITSDPETGIGGWTQEQFDRAVRHGIGSHGYLYAAMPYNAYAKLTDQDLADLWAYIKTIPPVKNKVVENQLPFPFNQRWTLAGWNLLFFKDRVFEPKATASEQFNRGAYLVDGPGHCASCHTAKNLLGGDTSAYLQGGALQGWYAPDLTANPHSGLGKWSEEDIVSYLRSGTNKITASSGPMTEAIENSTQYMTDDDLKAIAQYLKALPASEAPAPTPLSSDNTAMMTGKKVYESQCSACHVSNGSGVRNMIPSLSGNPQVNSPDPSSLVNVVLNGTDGPLTHANPTAAGMPAFSQKLSDSNIADVMTYIRNSWGNAAAPVSARQIEKARLDLQAKPWLGESMHGKK; via the coding sequence ATGGGTAAGAAAATGCGGCGTGTCGCCTATGGGATCGTGTCAGTGGCGGTACTGGGGGCGGTTGGCTATACCGCATGGGTGCAGTACGGGCTGCACAAAAGCTATCCTCAAACGGTACAGATTTCTTCAGGGTCTGCCCTGCAGGAACAAATCAAACGCGGTGAGTATGTTTCGCGACTGTCGGATTGTACCGCCTGCCATACGGCTGAAGGGGGGAAACCTTTTGCTGGTGGTTATCGGCTTAATACGCCGTTTGGCGCAATTTTGTCATCGAACATCACTTCTGATCCTGAAACCGGTATTGGTGGCTGGACTCAGGAACAGTTTGACCGTGCAGTTCGTCACGGTATTGGCTCACACGGGTATTTGTATGCCGCAATGCCATACAATGCCTATGCCAAGCTGACGGACCAGGATTTAGCGGACCTGTGGGCGTATATTAAAACCATTCCGCCGGTTAAAAATAAAGTGGTGGAAAACCAGTTACCTTTCCCGTTCAACCAGCGTTGGACACTGGCTGGCTGGAATTTGCTGTTCTTTAAAGATCGTGTGTTTGAGCCCAAGGCAACAGCCAGTGAGCAGTTTAATCGCGGTGCTTATCTTGTTGATGGTCCGGGGCATTGTGCATCATGCCACACAGCCAAAAACCTGTTGGGTGGAGATACTTCTGCCTACTTGCAGGGGGGAGCGTTACAAGGTTGGTATGCGCCGGATCTGACCGCCAATCCTCATTCCGGCCTTGGGAAATGGAGTGAAGAAGATATCGTGTCTTATCTACGTTCAGGCACTAACAAGATTACGGCATCATCAGGCCCAATGACCGAAGCGATTGAGAATTCAACGCAGTACATGACAGATGATGATTTGAAAGCCATTGCGCAATATTTAAAAGCGCTGCCCGCATCAGAGGCCCCGGCGCCAACGCCGTTATCCAGCGACAATACAGCCATGATGACGGGTAAAAAAGTGTATGAATCTCAATGCAGCGCGTGCCATGTCTCGAACGGCTCTGGCGTGCGTAATATGATTCCCTCACTGTCTGGTAATCCTCAGGTCAATTCACCTGATCCATCAAGCCTGGTGAATGTGGTGCTCAACGGTACTGACGGGCCATTAACGCATGCTAATCCGACGGCTGCCGGTATGCCTGCATTTTCGCAGAAGCTTTCAGACAGTAATATCGCTGACGTCATGACCTATATTCGCAACAGCTGGGGCAATGCGGCGGCACCGGTTTCTGCCCGGCAAATTGAGAAAGCCCGCTTAGACCTGCAGGCCAAACCTTGGCTGGGTGAGTCGATGCACGGAAAAAAATAG
- a CDS encoding GMC family oxidoreductase gives MNYTRPKADAVIIGLGWAGSLMAEELTRAGLNVVAIERGPWEQTQTNFSPAIAADELRYGVRREILKPPRVETLTFRNDSSQKALPARDWNAFQMGYSVGGAGKHWAANAWRFNPSDFEMATRLRDRYHNMKLADGLIVQDWGVSYAELEPFYDRVEKIAGISGKAGVINGVTQSGGNPFEGSRSSEYPTPPLIRSHWNDKFHQITEKMGFHPFPIPAGTIGAPYTNPLGVNLAPCTYCGYCGFYGCGNWSKSSPNVCVIPALMDRTNFTLLTECTALYIDKAEDGKTVSGVTFRDSDGNTGFQPADIVCLSAYQLDNVRLLLLSKIGKAYDPVTGEGTLGRAYNYQTMSMGYLYYENEHMNPFISTGALSTQIDDFNGDNFDHSGLGFLGGAGIQALSDQGTPLSMTDRLPPGSKMWGSAWKKTFQKSYQNYAKIQGQGTSYSHRDSYLSLDPNYKDENGQPLLRLTFDYNQNDRLMARFIRDRIEDICKVSGATSWETEAFPDKHNSPFRAYDSSHTIGGAVMGLDPATSVLNRYQQHWDAHNLFVLGASSYPNNGGYNPTITLSALTLWTAHAIVNDYLKNPGSLVR, from the coding sequence ATGAATTACACCAGACCTAAGGCCGATGCGGTCATTATTGGCCTCGGATGGGCCGGCTCGCTTATGGCTGAAGAGCTGACCCGGGCAGGATTAAATGTTGTCGCAATTGAACGCGGCCCGTGGGAGCAGACGCAAACCAATTTCTCTCCTGCTATTGCAGCTGATGAACTGCGCTACGGAGTACGACGTGAAATATTGAAGCCCCCTCGCGTTGAAACATTAACCTTCCGTAATGACAGCAGCCAGAAAGCACTGCCGGCGCGTGACTGGAATGCCTTCCAGATGGGGTATAGCGTTGGGGGAGCGGGTAAGCACTGGGCCGCCAATGCCTGGCGTTTTAACCCTTCTGACTTTGAAATGGCTACTCGTCTGCGCGATCGCTACCATAATATGAAACTTGCCGATGGTCTCATCGTTCAGGACTGGGGCGTGAGCTACGCCGAGCTGGAGCCATTCTATGACCGTGTCGAAAAAATCGCGGGCATCTCGGGTAAAGCCGGCGTCATTAATGGGGTCACGCAGAGCGGCGGTAACCCATTTGAAGGCAGCCGCAGCAGTGAATACCCCACGCCCCCTCTGATCCGTTCCCACTGGAACGACAAGTTTCATCAGATCACTGAAAAGATGGGTTTCCATCCATTCCCTATCCCAGCCGGAACCATTGGCGCACCTTACACTAACCCGTTGGGTGTGAATCTCGCCCCATGTACGTATTGCGGCTACTGCGGCTTTTACGGATGCGGTAACTGGTCTAAATCTTCACCTAATGTGTGTGTTATTCCTGCGCTTATGGACCGGACCAACTTCACACTGCTGACTGAATGTACCGCGCTTTATATCGATAAAGCGGAAGATGGCAAAACAGTCTCCGGGGTGACTTTCCGTGATTCTGACGGTAATACCGGCTTCCAGCCTGCCGATATTGTCTGCCTGTCGGCATATCAGTTAGACAACGTCCGTTTGTTGTTATTGTCCAAAATTGGTAAAGCCTACGACCCTGTAACAGGGGAGGGGACGCTAGGCCGCGCTTACAACTATCAGACCATGTCGATGGGTTACCTGTATTATGAAAATGAACATATGAACCCGTTCATTTCCACCGGGGCCTTGTCAACGCAGATTGATGACTTCAACGGCGATAATTTTGATCACTCCGGCTTAGGTTTCCTTGGCGGGGCGGGGATTCAGGCGCTGTCAGATCAGGGAACACCTTTGAGCATGACGGATCGCCTGCCGCCAGGCAGTAAAATGTGGGGCTCCGCATGGAAAAAAACGTTCCAGAAGAGCTACCAAAACTATGCCAAAATTCAAGGGCAAGGCACGTCTTACTCGCACCGGGATTCCTATCTGTCGCTTGATCCCAACTATAAAGATGAGAATGGCCAGCCGTTACTGCGTCTGACCTTTGACTACAACCAGAACGACAGACTGATGGCGCGTTTCATTCGCGATCGCATTGAGGATATCTGCAAAGTATCTGGCGCCACATCATGGGAGACGGAAGCCTTCCCCGATAAGCATAACTCTCCTTTCCGTGCCTATGACAGCTCGCACACCATTGGTGGTGCAGTCATGGGGCTTGATCCGGCCACGTCCGTACTTAACCGCTACCAGCAGCATTGGGATGCGCACAACCTGTTTGTTCTGGGAGCGTCTTCTTACCCAAATAACGGCGGGTATAACCCAACGATTACGCTCAGTGCACTCACGCTATGGACCGCTCACGCCATCGTTAATGACTATCTGAAAAATCCGGGTTCACTGGTGCGATAA
- a CDS encoding DUF1852 domain-containing protein: MTQDFTFTIKRSQFDENYNPAESTRITTNFANLARGQNRQENLRNTLTMMNNRFNNLAYWDNPKSDRYAVELDIISVEMRIEGSGAAFPVIEILQTHIVDKKTDERIEGIVGNNFSSYVRDYDFSVLLLDHNKNKADFNIPENFGVLHGNIFKYFVNSREYQESFKKQPVICLSISNKDTYHRTGNQHPVLGIEYRQDRSSLTDQYFKKMGLQVRYFMPPNSVAPLAFYFSGDLLRDYSDLELIGTISTMETFQKIYRPEIYNANSAAGLCYQPSLNNQDHSLTKIVYDREERSRLAIEQGKFTEEHFIKPYQNILEQWSANYAL, from the coding sequence ATGACTCAAGATTTTACATTTACGATTAAGCGCAGCCAGTTTGATGAAAACTATAACCCTGCCGAAAGCACGCGTATCACCACCAACTTTGCCAACCTGGCCAGAGGGCAAAACCGCCAGGAAAACCTGCGCAATACGCTCACGATGATGAACAATCGCTTCAATAACCTGGCCTATTGGGATAACCCGAAAAGCGATCGTTATGCTGTCGAGCTGGACATTATTTCCGTTGAGATGCGCATAGAGGGGAGCGGTGCGGCTTTCCCCGTGATTGAAATATTGCAAACCCATATCGTCGACAAGAAAACCGACGAACGTATTGAAGGTATCGTCGGCAATAATTTCTCTTCCTACGTGCGGGATTATGACTTCAGCGTGTTGCTGTTGGATCACAACAAAAACAAAGCAGACTTCAACATTCCGGAGAATTTTGGCGTATTGCACGGCAACATCTTCAAATACTTCGTTAACTCACGCGAATATCAGGAAAGCTTTAAAAAACAACCGGTGATCTGTTTAAGCATCTCAAACAAAGACACCTATCACCGGACGGGCAACCAGCACCCGGTATTGGGCATCGAGTACCGGCAGGATCGCTCTTCGCTGACCGACCAATATTTCAAAAAAATGGGCCTGCAGGTGCGCTATTTCATGCCGCCAAACAGCGTTGCGCCGTTGGCATTTTATTTCTCCGGCGACTTACTGCGTGATTACTCTGACCTGGAGTTAATCGGCACCATCAGCACGATGGAGACGTTCCAAAAGATTTACCGCCCGGAGATTTACAATGCGAACTCTGCCGCCGGTCTGTGCTACCAGCCCAGCCTGAATAATCAGGACCATTCGCTGACGAAAATTGTTTATGACCGGGAAGAACGCAGCCGGCTGGCTATCGAGCAGGGAAAATTTACCGAAGAGCACTTTATCAAACCATACCAGAATATTCTTGAGCAATGGTCTGCTAACTACGCGCTTTGA
- a CDS encoding methionine synthase — MKTLLPTSTAGSLPKPSWLAQPETLWSPWKLQNEELITGKQDALRLSLDDQLRAGIDIVSDGEQTRQHFVTTFIEHLSGVDFEQRQVVKIRNRYDASVPTVVSAVERQKPVFVEDAKFLRQLTKQPIKWALPGPMTMIDTLYDNHYKSREKLAWEFAKILNQEAKELEAAGVDIIQFDEPAFNVFFDEVNDWGIAALERAIEGLKCETAVHICYGYGIKANTDWKKTLGSEWRQYEEAFPKLQKSNIDIISLECHNSHVPMDLLELIRGKKVMVGAIDVATNVIETPEEVADTLRKALQFVDADKLYPSTNCGMAPLARQVASGKLRALSAGAEIIRREL; from the coding sequence ATGAAAACATTGCTCCCGACCTCCACCGCCGGCAGCCTGCCTAAACCTTCCTGGCTGGCGCAGCCTGAGACGCTGTGGTCTCCCTGGAAGTTGCAAAATGAAGAGTTAATCACGGGCAAACAGGATGCGCTGCGCCTGTCTCTGGACGATCAGCTGCGGGCAGGGATTGATATTGTCAGTGACGGTGAGCAAACGCGTCAGCACTTTGTCACCACGTTTATTGAACACCTGAGCGGCGTTGATTTTGAACAGCGTCAGGTGGTTAAAATCCGTAATCGTTATGATGCGAGCGTGCCGACCGTGGTTAGCGCCGTGGAACGCCAGAAACCCGTGTTTGTTGAAGACGCCAAATTCTTACGTCAGCTCACCAAACAGCCGATTAAATGGGCCCTGCCCGGCCCGATGACGATGATCGATACGCTGTATGACAACCACTATAAAAGCCGTGAAAAGCTGGCCTGGGAATTTGCCAAAATCCTCAATCAGGAAGCCAAGGAGTTAGAAGCCGCCGGCGTCGATATCATCCAGTTTGACGAGCCTGCGTTTAACGTTTTCTTTGATGAGGTGAACGACTGGGGCATCGCCGCGCTGGAAAGGGCCATTGAAGGCCTGAAATGTGAAACGGCGGTGCATATCTGCTACGGATACGGCATCAAAGCCAATACCGATTGGAAGAAGACGCTGGGTTCCGAGTGGCGACAGTATGAAGAAGCGTTTCCCAAGCTGCAAAAATCCAATATCGACATCATCTCGCTGGAGTGCCACAACTCGCACGTTCCGATGGATCTGCTGGAACTGATTCGCGGCAAAAAAGTGATGGTCGGCGCCATTGACGTGGCGACCAACGTTATCGAAACGCCCGAGGAAGTGGCCGATACCTTGCGTAAAGCGCTGCAGTTCGTCGATGCCGACAAGCTCTATCCGTCAACCAACTGCGGCATGGCGCCGCTGGCCCGTCAGGTCGCCAGCGGCAAGCTGCGCGCGTTAAGCGCCGGCGCGGAAATCATCCGCCGCGAGCTGTAA